From the Streptomyces sp. Tu 2975 genome, one window contains:
- a CDS encoding crotonase/enoyl-CoA hydratase family protein, whose amino-acid sequence MLTSAVRIERDGPVFTVILARPEVRNAVDGPTAALLADAFRQFEADEDAAVAVLWGEGGTFCAGADLKGVGTERGNTVRAEGDGPMGPTRLRLDKPVIAAVSGHAVAGGLELAIWCDLRVAEDDAVFGVFCRRWGVPLIDGGTVRLPRLIGESRAMDMILTGRPVPAREAYDIGLANRLVPVGEARRAAEQLAREIAAFPQLCLRHDRLSAREQHGLTEREALAAEYRHGMVPLTGGETRSGAERFTRGAGRHGSFSE is encoded by the coding sequence ATGCTCACGTCCGCGGTACGGATCGAGCGCGACGGCCCCGTGTTCACGGTGATCCTCGCGCGTCCCGAGGTGCGCAACGCCGTCGACGGACCGACGGCCGCCCTGCTCGCCGATGCCTTCCGGCAGTTCGAGGCGGACGAGGACGCGGCCGTCGCCGTGCTGTGGGGCGAGGGCGGCACTTTCTGTGCCGGCGCCGATCTCAAGGGCGTGGGTACCGAGCGCGGCAACACGGTGCGGGCCGAGGGCGACGGTCCGATGGGGCCGACCCGGCTACGGCTGGACAAGCCGGTGATCGCCGCGGTCTCCGGCCATGCGGTGGCGGGCGGGTTGGAGTTGGCGATCTGGTGCGACCTGCGGGTCGCCGAGGATGACGCCGTCTTCGGGGTGTTCTGCCGCCGCTGGGGCGTCCCCTTGATCGATGGAGGGACCGTGCGGCTGCCGCGGCTGATCGGCGAGAGCCGCGCCATGGACATGATCCTTACGGGCCGTCCCGTCCCGGCGCGCGAGGCGTACGACATCGGGCTCGCCAACCGCCTCGTCCCGGTCGGTGAGGCGCGCCGGGCAGCTGAACAACTCGCCCGTGAGATCGCCGCTTTCCCGCAGCTCTGTCTGCGTCACGACCGGCTCTCCGCCCGCGAACAGCACGGGCTGACCGAGCGGGAGGCCCTGGCAGCCGAGTACCGGCACGGTATGGTCCCGCTCACCGGCGGCGAGACCCGGTCCGGGGCCGAACGATTCACACGCGGCGCAGGCCGCCACGGCTCGTTCTCCGAGTGA
- a CDS encoding MarR family transcriptional regulator, translated as MPLPESAAVAAELRTAMGKLTRRVKLEDQMPLGQVAVLGALDRSGAMTTSELAADQRVRPQSMARAVGLLMEQGLITRRAHPTDGRKSLVELSSAGQALLEEERGRRADWLARAIEAELTVEERKLLARGIGLVERLAAH; from the coding sequence ATGCCCCTTCCGGAATCCGCCGCCGTCGCGGCCGAACTGCGCACCGCAATGGGAAAGCTCACGCGGCGCGTGAAACTCGAGGACCAGATGCCGCTGGGTCAGGTGGCCGTTCTCGGTGCGCTGGACCGCAGCGGTGCGATGACGACCAGTGAACTGGCGGCCGATCAGCGGGTGCGCCCGCAGTCCATGGCCCGAGCCGTCGGACTGCTCATGGAGCAGGGGCTGATCACGCGCCGGGCGCATCCGACGGACGGCCGCAAGAGCCTGGTCGAGCTTTCCTCTGCCGGGCAGGCGCTGCTGGAGGAGGAGCGGGGGCGCAGGGCGGATTGGCTTGCACGGGCGATCGAGGCCGAATTGACGGTGGAGGAGCGGAAGCTGCTGGCGCGGGGGATCGGGCTGGTGGAGAGGCTCGCGGCGCACTAG
- a CDS encoding MarR family transcriptional regulator: MPRTPAPKPAPETPDPKGSDPTHVQLLERLARAAAGYYRDLAAAAAVQGLTMTQAKMLILLRQPLPMRALAGLLACDASNITGLVDRLEAHGLVSRHLDPADRRIKNVVATDKGLEAVRVIRADMRASSAAFNRLDDEGRRSLYELLGRLHPDEAV; encoded by the coding sequence ATGCCCCGCACCCCCGCCCCGAAGCCGGCACCCGAAACCCCTGACCCGAAGGGGAGCGACCCCACGCACGTCCAGCTCCTGGAGCGCCTGGCGCGAGCTGCTGCCGGCTACTACCGGGACCTGGCTGCGGCGGCCGCGGTGCAGGGGCTCACCATGACGCAGGCCAAGATGCTCATCCTGCTCCGGCAGCCACTGCCGATGCGGGCGCTTGCGGGACTGCTCGCCTGCGACGCTTCCAACATCACCGGGCTCGTCGACCGGCTGGAGGCTCATGGCCTGGTCTCCAGGCACCTCGACCCGGCCGACCGGCGGATCAAGAACGTGGTCGCGACGGACAAGGGCCTGGAGGCCGTCCGCGTGATCCGCGCCGACATGCGGGCCAGCTCGGCGGCCTTCAACCGTCTCGACGACGAGGGCCGCCGCAGCCTCTACGAGCTGCTGGGGCGTCTGCACCCCGACGAGGCGGTCTGA
- a CDS encoding MFS transporter — translation MSRTVAPSPGRHRREIAVVLVLSLAAMVVSMMQTLVVPILGLIGTSLGSSTAEVSWVTTATLLSAAVFTPLLGRLGDQHGKKPTLIGVLVVMIAGSVLAATTDSLLWLIVGRVLQGAATAIFPLALSVLREEVSPHRLPGAMSLVSGTLAFGSGFALVTTGLLTRGENADYHPVFWLAAGLALVTLLAVVLLVPASRTKTGGRTDILGALTLGLFLVLLLLPISQGHEWGWTSARTLGSFAGAVVMAGVWSFTESRVREPLVDMKMFLHRPVLFSNLAGLFVGFGMFAQFLGVSYLAQIPRDIAGYGFGASVLRASVEYLLPSTIASLVAAQFGGLLIRRFGPRLTLALGAVIGTAGFAWLATAHSSTPSVIGAGMAVGTAISLGYAAMPALIVAGVPPHQTGVANGINSISRSVGSSIGSALITTLLASRTIENLPAGVPPLPAESQFTLSFTIAGVAFAAVLAVALLGLKRQRQAPRAEHRPATESAPAPAVATASA, via the coding sequence GTGTCCCGAACCGTTGCCCCGTCGCCCGGCCGACACCGACGAGAGATCGCAGTCGTTCTCGTCCTGAGCCTCGCCGCCATGGTCGTGTCCATGATGCAGACACTCGTGGTCCCGATCCTCGGTCTGATAGGGACCAGCCTCGGCAGCAGTACCGCAGAGGTCAGTTGGGTCACGACCGCGACCCTGCTCTCCGCAGCCGTCTTCACTCCCCTGCTCGGCCGCCTGGGAGACCAGCACGGGAAGAAGCCGACCCTCATCGGCGTGCTGGTGGTGATGATCGCCGGCTCGGTCCTGGCGGCCACGACCGACTCGCTCCTCTGGCTCATCGTCGGCCGGGTTCTCCAGGGAGCCGCCACGGCGATCTTCCCGCTCGCGCTGTCGGTACTGCGCGAGGAGGTCTCCCCCCACCGGCTGCCCGGAGCGATGTCACTGGTCAGCGGCACCCTCGCGTTCGGCAGCGGCTTCGCGCTCGTCACCACCGGCCTGCTGACCCGCGGCGAGAACGCCGACTATCACCCCGTCTTCTGGCTGGCCGCCGGGCTGGCTCTGGTCACACTCCTCGCCGTCGTCCTCCTCGTACCGGCGAGCCGCACCAAGACCGGAGGGCGCACGGACATCCTCGGCGCCCTCACCCTCGGTCTTTTCCTGGTCCTGCTGCTGCTGCCGATCTCCCAGGGCCACGAGTGGGGCTGGACCTCCGCCCGCACCCTGGGCAGCTTCGCCGGAGCGGTCGTCATGGCCGGTGTCTGGTCGTTCACCGAGAGCCGTGTGCGCGAGCCACTGGTCGACATGAAGATGTTCCTCCACCGCCCGGTCCTGTTCAGCAACCTCGCGGGCCTCTTCGTCGGATTCGGGATGTTCGCCCAGTTCCTCGGCGTCTCCTATCTGGCTCAGATACCGCGGGACATCGCGGGCTACGGCTTCGGCGCATCCGTTCTCCGCGCCTCCGTCGAGTACCTGCTGCCCAGCACGATCGCCTCCCTCGTCGCCGCCCAGTTCGGCGGCCTGCTGATCCGCCGGTTCGGCCCACGCCTCACCCTCGCGCTCGGTGCGGTGATCGGCACCGCCGGCTTCGCGTGGCTGGCCACCGCCCACTCCTCGACCCCCTCGGTCATCGGCGCCGGAATGGCTGTCGGAACGGCCATCAGCCTCGGGTACGCCGCGATGCCCGCACTGATCGTCGCGGGAGTACCGCCCCACCAGACCGGCGTCGCCAACGGCATCAACTCCATCTCCCGCTCGGTCGGAAGCTCGATCGGCAGTGCGCTGATCACGACCCTGCTCGCCTCCCGGACCATCGAGAACCTGCCGGCAGGAGTGCCCCCGCTGCCTGCCGAGAGCCAGTTCACCCTGAGCTTCACCATCGCCGGTGTCGCCTTCGCCGCCGTCCTGGCCGTCGCACTGCTCGGCCTGAAGCGGCAGCGGCAGGCGCCCCGTGCGGAACACCGGCCGGCCACCGAGTCGGCCCCAGCGCCGGCTGTCGCCACCGCGTCCGCCTGA
- a CDS encoding NADP-dependent oxidoreductase — MKAITYRAYGSPDVLEYGDVPNPKLAPDAVLVRVKAASVNPVDWKIQAGYLDGVMDTVFPVIPGWDVAGVVEEAGVGVTEFAPGDEVIGYVREDFVSRGTFAEYVAAPVRTLARKPAGLSFEEAAGIPLAGLTAYQALTRALNVGSGDTVLVHAAAGGVGSMAVQIARTLGARVIGTASERNHDYLRGLGAEPVTYGEGLTDRVKALAPQGVNAVLDLIGGEALKISPGLLAEGGRLASVADGAVLGLGGRYVFVRPDAEDLEALTVLAERGQLRVDVAATFPLDQAADAQRLNQEGHTRGKVIVTVG, encoded by the coding sequence ATGAAGGCCATCACCTACCGCGCCTACGGCAGCCCGGACGTCCTGGAATACGGCGACGTCCCGAACCCGAAGCTCGCCCCCGACGCCGTGCTGGTCCGCGTGAAGGCCGCCTCCGTCAACCCGGTCGACTGGAAGATCCAGGCCGGATACCTGGACGGCGTCATGGACACCGTTTTCCCCGTCATCCCCGGTTGGGACGTGGCAGGCGTCGTCGAGGAGGCGGGGGTCGGTGTCACCGAATTCGCCCCGGGCGACGAAGTGATCGGCTACGTCCGGGAGGACTTCGTCTCCCGCGGCACTTTCGCCGAATACGTCGCCGCCCCGGTCCGTACGCTCGCCCGCAAGCCGGCCGGCCTCTCCTTCGAGGAGGCCGCAGGCATCCCGCTGGCAGGTCTCACCGCCTACCAGGCGCTGACCCGCGCACTGAACGTGGGCAGCGGCGACACCGTACTGGTGCACGCCGCGGCGGGTGGGGTCGGCTCCATGGCCGTACAGATCGCCCGAACGCTCGGCGCCCGCGTCATCGGTACGGCGAGCGAGCGCAACCACGACTACCTGCGTGGGCTCGGCGCCGAGCCGGTCACCTACGGCGAGGGCCTCACCGACCGCGTGAAAGCGCTGGCGCCGCAGGGTGTGAACGCCGTGCTCGACCTGATCGGCGGCGAAGCCCTGAAGATCTCCCCCGGGCTGCTCGCCGAAGGCGGCCGCCTGGCCTCCGTCGCCGACGGCGCCGTCCTCGGCCTCGGAGGCCGGTACGTCTTCGTCCGGCCCGACGCCGAGGACCTCGAGGCGCTCACCGTCCTCGCGGAGCGGGGGCAGCTGCGCGTGGACGTGGCCGCGACATTCCCGCTCGATCAGGCCGCTGACGCCCAGCGGCTCAACCAGGAGGGGCACACCCGCGGCAAGGTGATCGTCACCGTCGGCTGA
- a CDS encoding type 1 glutamine amidotransferase domain-containing protein, translated as MTAVLFVVTGSDHWTLADGTLHPTGYWAEELATPHRLLREAGFDVTIATPGGVAPTVDAVSLAAGSTGGTEQADAFAAYLASIRADLENPLKLEEVDLDAYAAVLYPGGHGPMEDLAVDAASGRLLTAALDSGKPLAVLCHAPAALLAARHEDGSWPFAGYRMTGFTNTEETMAGFADKATWLLQDRLEELGADFHAASPFTAHVVTDRNLHTGQNPASSEQLTRNIIDILNRG; from the coding sequence GTGACCGCAGTTCTGTTCGTCGTCACCGGTTCCGACCACTGGACACTCGCCGACGGCACCCTGCACCCCACCGGCTACTGGGCCGAGGAACTCGCCACACCCCACCGGCTGTTGCGCGAAGCCGGGTTCGACGTCACCATCGCCACGCCTGGTGGCGTCGCGCCGACCGTCGATGCCGTCAGCCTCGCCGCCGGGTCCACCGGCGGTACGGAGCAGGCCGACGCCTTCGCCGCGTACCTGGCTTCCATCCGCGCCGACCTGGAGAACCCGCTCAAGCTCGAGGAGGTGGACCTCGACGCGTACGCCGCCGTCCTCTACCCCGGTGGCCACGGCCCCATGGAGGACCTCGCCGTCGACGCCGCCTCCGGCCGCCTCCTCACCGCGGCGCTGGACTCCGGCAAGCCGCTCGCTGTGCTGTGCCACGCCCCCGCGGCCCTGCTCGCCGCCCGGCACGAGGACGGCAGCTGGCCGTTCGCCGGTTACCGCATGACCGGCTTCACCAACACCGAGGAGACCATGGCCGGCTTCGCCGACAAGGCCACATGGCTGCTCCAGGACCGCCTCGAGGAACTCGGCGCCGACTTCCACGCCGCTTCCCCGTTCACCGCACACGTGGTGACGGACCGCAACCTGCACACCGGCCAGAACCCGGCCTCCTCCGAGCAGCTCACCCGGAACATCATCGACATCCTGAACCGCGGCTGA